Part of the Xiphophorus maculatus strain JP 163 A chromosome 3, X_maculatus-5.0-male, whole genome shotgun sequence genome, AGCAGTGGTCTCTCCAGCCACAATGGCTTCATTTGTGCAAAGCAGCATCACCGTTTTCCCTGAAGGTTCCTCTTACATTTTCATAACAGTGACTTTGTCTAAAATGTAGCAAATCCATTACAGCAAACACCATGGTTGTCCACTTAGTGGAGAGACAGGCTGGCATTTTCACCAATTTAAGGGCTGCCACCTAATTTACTCTCTGTTTGCTGTCCAGAGTTTGAGCCTTTAACACCAGAATGTGGATTACCTGGGAAACACAACGTCTTTTTGTGTCAGCAGAACTAGAATTTTGAACCCAGaaaaaggaattagaacaaacttggaaTCCAGAGACTCTAGTTTATTAGTCACGCtttagcttattttttattttagaaactatagagtactcactatttagaccaatattagattattttttagattattatgcaGAGAGACTCCTGTTAttgcaacccagaaaaggagGCTTTATTTATGAAGAGCAGAaccaaagagaagaaagaagatCATACAATCTTGTAAATTGGTGATGTCCTCAACTTCAACATCACTCTGTTGAGCTTTCTGGACATTTACAGACATTTAAAGAGGAGAGGCAAAAGCATAAAGATGATTTAAAAGTGCTTGCCAACAGCAGATAGTGTCATCTAGGAGACATATCATCTCTGATGCCTGGAAATTGAGCTGTTGGCATGTCATGACatgtcatacagcaacagtcttcagtcagaggcttcatcAAATTTACAGCAACACCGACTGCTACCATAAATGtctcctgcccacagcatcactatCTACACTGACTTAAGATAACTGAATAAGACTTACAGCGGCATTTAATAAGGTACTGTtcaatttgaactgaattttgtttgttgttttataatgtGTATGTCTTACAACTTAGACTTTCTGTTGATTAAACCCGTCGATCGTTGTCACAAAACGCCAGCTCTGATGTTTGTGTGTAGTGACGAAGTGTCCGCGTGCCAGGGTGAAGGGATTGGGTTACCGTTTACAGATGTCATCGGCCGTCTCCTTGGTAAACACCCGCTCCTGGAGCACGTTGTTGAGCGCATGTATGGCGCACAGCTCCAAGCGCTGCTTCTCGTGAAACACCTCCCCGTCGCTCATACTAAaacttcaaacacacacacagagagagagagagagagaaaaaagttacGTTTTCGAGAAGCGTTACACGTTACAGCTCTTCTCATGCTAGTTAGCATCTGCTTACCCTGACGCGGAGCCTACTTGTGACCGCCCGCTGATTGTTCTCTGTTTTCGGCTGCAGGTAGTcaggaaaacagcagcagagtggACTATTATTATTCAACAAAAGCCAAATGAAACCACTGACCTGCTGATAAAGCAAATCCCTCAAATGATGCTGGAGTCTAAAACCGGAAGTAGGGCTCTTGTTGttgtgatgctgctgctgctgctgctgttgagaGATTGTCACACACACCCCCGAACAGAGCGGTAAAATAAACTCCCCCAGTGTTAAATAATCGATTTAACCcagtggaataaataaaaaaactaaaaacagtcGATGAAGCTAACTAAGGTTGCAACTCCAAAGAGGGTGATACTGTGTTGTAGTGCCCTCTAGTGGTGAGCCTTGTGAAGTGACAGATTGCGACCACTTGGGAAAACaactagatagatagatagatagatagatagatagatagatagatagatagatagatagatagatagatagatagatagatagatagatagatagatagatagatagatagatagatagatagatagatagatagatagatagatagatagatagatagatagatagatagatagatagatagatagatagatagatagatagatagatagatagatagatagatagatagatagatagatagatagatagatagatagatagatagatagatagatagatagaacaacaaactatgtaaaaataagataaaacgaAATAGAAGAAACATTTATATGGAGAAATTCTTGTGTATCAACAGCACATAAGCACATATAGATAATATGTTATGTATTCTCTTTTCTATCCTGTTTAACCCTATGCTATCTATTCTAGTATtgtaaattgtaatttaaaaacttcACTAGAGTCCAAATGTGTTAATTTAATCTGATTGGATATGATTTGGAAGGGAACAGTCTTATATAAAGTCTTACACGCAACAGTGGATATCAGAACAGAAGCCGAGCTACAAAGTCCCAGCCGTTGTCTGTAGACATCTGAGACAGATTTGTCCTTTCACACAAGAATACAGACAACTCCttgtgttagtttattttttgattactttttaaaaatagcctCTTTTTTTATACCTTTGTGTTATGAGGCACTATGCGTagaattttgataaaaaaaaattcattgaaaatattttagaataaggctgtaagtttatttatatatataacattagttttttttggcagaaagacTCACTGCAGGGCTGTTGGATGAGATTATAAAACACTGGACCTTTTGGTACAGGTGTGGAAAATGACCTCTGCTCCTTTTAATGAGTGCAAAGACACCCAGACTGAGTGggatgtaaaattacaaaaaccaAACCAGAACCATTACTGCAACTCTATGACTTAACTCTCTTATCCACTCCTATTCTTATTTTCACattatgtaatttaaaaaaaatcatccttcTCAGTTGCACATCTCTTGGATTATGAATACAATATTTCTATTCTAATAACGGCACAGTATTTTAGGTTACAATCTTGCTCAGTACATTAGTACTAtcattgttgttattgttaatcttgtttttgatctatttttaacactttttgaGCTTTTATCAATAtcttcaaaatgagaaataattttacataactTCTGATTctgaagacattaataaataaatatgtgataTATTGTTTCTCTCTCATGGAAATTagcaaatataaacatttttagtaattatagctgacctaaaacaagataATCAGATCTAATTTAACTTCATGCTTTACATGTTTGAATACATctatttctgatattttttattagtaGTTTGTATTTATCATAGTAGTTAGGTTGGGCATTTAAAACTAATTGATTTTCAAACAAGTTAGGCAAGGAGTGacataattttcagttttaagttCCGACTTCTCCAATTCTTCAAttaaaaaattctttatttatcccaaaggaaaattaaatgttgttgcaactcatttaattcaaatatcTTCAGAGTCATTTTGCattgtgggcaggaaggatctccagtaacaatcagtcttgcaacaaatctgaagagacctctgactgaagacaggtGATGTGAGACAGGTCATTTTCCATGCAGAAAAGACAATattcacagtaacatgtccttGATGGCACCATCAGTTGTTGGTAGGCACTGCTAATCCACTTCACTTGCATTTGTTGCTCCTGTTTAAATCTCTTTGGGGGCGTATGATCAGTGATTTGATTCTTGCCCATTATCATTTCTTTATAGGtcaaagaaataatttgaacTGTAAAGAAACACTGGCCCCCGGTAAATTTGAAGAATCGCGTCTACTGTTAACAGTTGCCACACATTAAATCTTATACAGTTATACAATATAATCAATTAAGATTTAATGCGTTGTCAACTGCATGATAACAACAACACCATGTGAAAGGAATAATACAAGCTTACCACTTTAGAATGCcacatatttaacaaaaacaaatattttgcctgttttaagtaaataagtaGAATACTGATGCTTGGTTTTAAGACCATTGGCCTGATTTAAACGGTATGTAGACTCCACACTGGAGATTTTTGGGCGCCGCTAACTTATGCTGGTGTTTAAATGATGCTGACCCTTGTATTGATCGGGGTTTGTAAGATTTTCAAAAGAACCAATGAGTGGAGAGTATAACTCATGATTTTAACTTTCTGAAGCTGATAGGACCGTCCTCTATGATGAAACGATAATTCTGCACCCTGATTGGCTAAGTCTTTCTGACGTATCACGTCACCAACCTTATCATTGGTCAGCGGCAGTAGGTTAAACCGTAGTACGTATTTTTGTTCCTGTGTCAACGtatagaagaagaaaagaaaaacaataacgtCCGAGGCAGGCTTAAGTTTTTATCAGagacatttattattaaaaaataatagaaaagtttctttatatCTGACACACGCCATACATTCGTCGTCCTTCTCGAAGATGGTAAGATTGATGACCGAGTCTGTTGCTAAcagctagctgctagcttgatccGACATTTACTCGTCGAAGGCTCTcctgaatgtttaattttttttgttgaaatgtgtgCTTTAATAATAGGATAACTTTTTCATTTAGTCAAATCAATAAGGGAATTTACAAAGAAACTCGTAGTTTTCCAGCTGCTAAGACCTGATACTAACTGTCCGAAGCTATTGTTTGCAATGCTAACCGTTTCCTATAATTAACTTTCTCTATGAGATgctcaataaaatactttacagACAGCTTGCCTTTAATGCGGAattgtaatgtgtttttttttttataaaaggtAAGAGCCAAATAAACAGATAAAGccattttaatcttttgaaaAAACTTTGTCTTGACCGCTGGCACAAGAGATTCCAAACTATATCCAGCTCAAGATTAGTGAAAATGCATTGAGGTGTAAAACAGATTCTGTAGtcaaactaaattaactaaagagTACTTAAGGAAAAGGAGTGTAATGAAATGCTGctgataatttatttcaatatggCATGAAATAAATTATCACTTGAAAAAGACGGTCTTTTCAAGTGAACTGTcaatggaaatactttttaagtAGGAAAGACTGTGGCAAAATCAGTGTTTTTGAGAATAATTTCTGTTATGATCAGtggttttgataaaaatgtttttgctttttagcaTCAAGTGTTACGTACTCAAAATTGGCAAGCTCTAAGGAACAAAATGTTAGATCTTCTGTCATGTCAGAGACAGAAGTCATTATATTGGCTTTTGCTTGTGGACATTTAACTACATATGCACAAATCAATTTGtccataaattaaaatagtCCTGTTTGTTTAGTTGATTGATATGctaaagaaaattcaaaatttttttaatctaaaacttCATCAATCAACAGCATCtactttcaatgttttttttatttcagcttaataaaaatagattaagGTCAGAGCCATATGTTGTAATGGCTCTGAtcttaattttctgtttgattttgaaCTTGAACCTTTATGAATCTGCAGCATATTCCAAGGGGTGGTTCTTAATCCCAAGGGTGGTTCTTACTTCTTAATCCCAAtttaaataatagtaataataatttttaatctaAACAATATGACGTTGCCTGACCCTACCACTTGCCCAGCAAGGTTATAAGTTCTTTagggattttaaaaatgtatttacttgcTTTATAATGGGCTTACCTTATTACACAACGTCTTGTTTGCTAAAGATTTAATAATCTTTCTCTTCAGAACTCTAATGTAGAGAATTTGCCCCCCCACGTTCTGCGGCTGGTCTATAAAGAAGTTTCCGCTTTGGCTGCAGACCCCCCAGAGGGCATCAAGATCTATCCCAGTGAAGAAGACATAACTGAACTTCACACGTCTATTGAAGGACCAGGTAAAGTTTGGAATGCAACTTCTTCATAGAAATAtgaattttctgtttgcatttatttgtttaattctaTTAAATTTTTCCCTTCCCCTTTTAAGGTAGCCATAATCTTTTTCAGATTGTGTATAATACATCAGCTTTCATAATGGCTCATAGAAACATGGCAGTTAACTACACagtagacaaaaaaataacattaggatttttattataattgtGTAATGTCTTAATCTTATAGTTTCAATAgggaatttattattttaactacGGTATGTACATTACAAGACATGAGAAAAAGTTCCTCTGTAACAAATAgtgaagcaaaaacataaagcaCAAAAATGACACTGCTTTAGATAAGTATTCATACTCATTCAACTTCTTCAAAATATGTGCCAAAAAATTCAATACATTCGATTCAAAATCCAGCCCAGGAATTATGTAAATACAGTCTACCTATGACTGATTTAATCTCGGTAGCAATTCAGCTGTTCAGCAAAGCCTTCAAAATTTTGTTGGGGAACAAAAGGCGCCATGAAGACGAGGGAACACACAGACATGGAGCTTTCAAGATCTTGTTCAATCAGTTATTGCAGAACAGGAAAATATCAGACATAGTATTATTTATGGGTAAAGTGCCTtggtagcaaaaaaaaactagcactgcactgatttttttattttgttttcctttgcaaacattctgtgcaaaaaaacgTTGCGATGACGTTAGTCtgagcaacacacacacacaaaaaaaataatactacCATTACTCTGCTCCTATTTTTATCATGTAAGTACTTAATTGGTGTTGTGTGAGTCAGATTAAATAGATGAACGACAGTCAGTGGCCTCCATGTTATCTCTGTGCGTTTATTTTCCTTTCCCCTGTTGCTTTGGACCAAGAGGAGGCAGATCAGGTATTTCACTCCTTCACGCAGCATTCTGCATCACTTTATTTGTAAGTCTGTGATGCAGAAAGTGATATCAGAACCTAGAACATTATAGGTATTTATTATTTGTGGTTGATACTGTTTTCCCCTCAGCTGCAGCTTTGTGAGCCTATTTTTTTTGGAGGGAAAAACATTTGTACAGACTTGACACAGTAATGAGATACATGCTCATGGGATGAATTCTTTATACTCTGACAGAGGGAACACCATTTGCCGGCGGCATTTTCCGAATGCGACTGGTCCTCGGGAAGGACTTCCCTGCTGTTCCACCCAAGGGGTATTTCCTGACCAAGATTTTTCACCCAAACGTGGGTCACAAGGGAGAGATCTGTGTCAATGTGCTGAAGAGGGACTGGAAGGCAGAGCTTGGCCTCCGACACGTCTTACTTGTAaggtttacttttttcttttttcttattttagaacCTGAAATGAATTTACAGTGAcatgacaaaaaggaaaaaaaaacaagggtCAATTTGCATCCATCGCTGTCATgatcttaaaaatgtatcatgtgaataagcttgttcgcGTGTGACTcctattttaatttcttatttaatgggaaCATGGCTATTGTGAAATTGCTTTTTCAACATTAGAAAATAGATGAGGACCTTgcatacatttgtaatggaaacacatctACGACATAATTATAaatcttttgctttgtttttttccaaaaaaaaagaccatCAAGTGTCTTCTCATCCATCCAAACCCTGAGTCTGCGCTAAACGAAGAGGCTGGCCGCCTGCTTTTAGAGGATTATGCCGAGTACGAGTCCCGCGCCCGTCTCCTCACAGAAATCCATGCGATGGGTGGGCCGGGCGGGACCTCCGGGGCTCCTCAGGACCCTAACGACGGCCCTCAGCCAAAGAAGCACGCAGGTGACCCTATGAAGAGATCGGAGCCCAGCGTGGCAGCAGTACCAGCAGCTCTGGGTAATGGAGCTAATGGAGCCAGTACCACCAGCAGCAATAGCAACGGTAGTAGTAACACCAATAATGTAGGAGGGAAAAAGAAAGCAGATAAAAAGCGAGCTCTGAGGCGACTTTAATACCTCTGCAAAATTTCTGTACGTATGAATGCGAGCGTgagtgtaaatataaatattgaattgtGTTGACcgaattttttgttgttttctgtttttttcctgactCTTACTAGACTTTCCCTATTGTACCTCTGTTTTGCCTCCAGTTCGTTTTATCCTATTGGCTGTACAGGTTTGTTAATTACTTCCATACCTGAAGACACTGAAAAGCTTCTGGATACAGATTTTCAGCAGAATAATTCCAGTTATCTGTATTCTTCCTTTGAGCCAGTCTGACGGAACTACATCACTGAAATATGGCATTTAATGTCTATTATTGACGCATAATTCCTATTGTTTTGGACTTTATCAggtatttttaaagtgtttcttGCTGCTGTGGTGGTACCGTGTACTGCACAGCCTGCCTTGTTATTGAGTCTGAACTAGGACGAAGTTTTCAAATTGAGCTCAAGGgatttttatggaaaatttgctaaaaaaaaaaattaaaagtacacATGTTCACTATCGGGATAGAAACGATGCTAGTGCGCAGAGCTGAATTTTTGTAACCTGTATTTTTCATATCATGGTCTATATGTGATAAAGGTATGGAAGAATTAACACTGGATTATAAGAAatctgtcgtcttcttcttttgtttttaagaaagaaaaagaatattttcaCTGTCCAGTATTTTCAAATCTTTGACATGTCCGCACTCGGCTGTGTTGTGGTTGTGCGTGAAGATGTAGAGCAGTCACCATGAGGGAGCAGGGTAAGCTGgtaacttttgtaaaaacatgcaaaacaaacaacaaaaaaaatcagattgaTTTACATCCGGTGAAGTATAGCAAACATCTGCTACCTACTCTTTCCCACTACTGAAACTTCTGTAGTTTCCTTTCAGAAACTGCAGAAGGCATCCATGTTGGCTCGAGTTTCCTCCTCAATCACAGCACTGGCAGCGTTTCTTAGGcagattttgttctgttctAAATGCATGCGAGGTCCACAGATCCGGAGAAAATGCTCTGAAAAGACGTTTGTGAAACTCCGTTAATGGGGTCAGCTGATGGCTGGATATTTTGTgtccattttaaattatttgaaataataaaacattgaaatatgacaagtaaaaattaaatcGAGTCCcgtttgctgtttttattttgtttcaatgtAAAACAACTGAGTGTATCACCAAGGTTTTGAAAAGTTACAGATGACTTTGTGCCGCTAAGCAACAGTCCAGATGTTTTTCCTCCTGGCTCAAGGAAGAGTCTTCTGTGTCGTTTGTAGCCTGTGTTTTGGATTCGACTGTGCGTTATGGTTCTTAATGTGCTGACTCCAGACTTCATTCCTAAATCTACAAATTCCTCTCAAGACTGTGGTTCTCTGTTGCAGGTggatattttctttccactccaCTTTCTTTGAATATGCTTGGATACAGCATATTAATTTTGATGTGACACTGAGTTTCCAATATTTTTGTAGtatttctgaaacactgaatgtttttattatcagtaaatcaaaattacaataaagtgTAACTTTAtgaaatgagtgacaaaaatatagagcttgttttatattttgaattaaaaaaatactttattgatcctaaagggaaattaaatacattatGAGATGTATCTGTGTGCCATGAGGATTAATCTAAGCTGATTTGACATGATACTAGCAACGTGTCCAATTTTATCTTGTGATAACTGCCCATCATACAGGTCCATTCCTCCTAAGTAATGTGTGTAAGAGAGATATTTTCACTGTCTGGCAATATAAATTagtgctctgtttttgtttagagtGGTCTCCTGCTCTGATGGAATAATCATTATGAGGAAAGACTAATTGCATCC contains:
- the ube2s gene encoding ubiquitin-conjugating enzyme E2 S; the protein is MNSNVENLPPHVLRLVYKEVSALAADPPEGIKIYPSEEDITELHTSIEGPEGTPFAGGIFRMRLVLGKDFPAVPPKGYFLTKIFHPNVGHKGEICVNVLKRDWKAELGLRHVLLTIKCLLIHPNPESALNEEAGRLLLEDYAEYESRARLLTEIHAMGGPGGTSGAPQDPNDGPQPKKHAGDPMKRSEPSVAAVPAALGNGANGASTTSSNSNGSSNTNNVGGKKKADKKRALRRL